A region of the Parafrankia irregularis genome:
GTCGGCCCGCTGGTCGACCAGGCGCGCGGTCCGGCCAGTCTGCTCGGGCGCCAGGTAAGGCACCGTTCCCACGATCTCCCTGTGATGGAGGAATCCCGGCCGGAGATCGGCGATGCTGGCGGCCAGCGCGAAATCGACCAGATACGGGATGTTTCGGTTCCCGCCCACCACGATGTTCGCGGGATTGATGTTCTGGTGCGCCACGCCCCGGCGGTGCATCTCCGCTACCGCGCGCGCAAGCGACTCAGCCAGCTCGACCAGGGTCACCGGAGCCAACGGCATGGCGAGCTCGCACAGAGCGATACCTCCGACATCGGCCAGCAGGATCGATCCCGGGCAGGACGGACTGCCATCCGCCAGCTGTGCCACACCATCAACACCGGACAACCGCTTCAGAATCTCGGTCTCATGAAGTAGCCGCCAATCCGCGCCAGGTCCCAGCGGTTCCTTCCGGATCAGGCTCCCGGCCGCGGACATAATGCGGGTAACCCGAGTCCGTTCTGTCTCATGCAGCACGTCCACCCGCACCGCGGTTGGCAGATCTCGACTCGGCTCCGTCCCCTCCGATCCATCCACACCCCCGCACCTCACGCTCTGTCTCGACTCACGTTCAGCTCATCTATCCAGTCTGCCGCCGGTCAGATCGATGGCAACAGTGCTGTCTCATAGGTGAATGTTTACGGCGGTTCCGGCGGCTTGGTGATTGGATAGCGGGATTTTTCGATCACTGTTCGATTCCGAACGGGAGTGCCCGACGTTCATCGGACACTCCCGTTCGTGTCCGGGCAGCTGCCACGTGCGGCGGCCTGCCCGTTGCACCCCTTGTCCTTCCGGGTTATCGGGTCGGGATCGCCACGATCACGCTCGTGCCGGTGTGCTGCACCGTCGGCTGTACCTGCGGTCCGGGCGCGGACTGGCGCAGACCGACGAAGTAGGTGACAACGCCCTCGAAGTCGCCACCCGACCGCACCTGGACAACATTGGTGGTCGCGCGGATCGGGAACAGGTTGCGCGGAGCCGTGGCCCTGCCCTGCTCGTCATGGGCCGCCGCATTGTGGAAGACCACCTTGACGAAGGACCGGCCCCGCACGGCGACGGGAAGGCCGGAGCCGTCCTGTATCAGTTCCGAGGTCGGCACGTACCGGGCGGTGACCTCGGAGGGGGCTGCCAGCTGGAAGTGGAACCGGACGAGGTCCGCGCGGGCACTGGCCGCATGTGCCGCGCTGATGCCCGTCAGGACCGGCGTGACGGGCATGACGGGCGCGGCCGGAGACACCGGTGTAACCGGAGTTGCCGTTGGCCCTCCGGCTCGCGCCGGAACCGCCATGAACAGCAGGCCCAGGACCAGTGGGACTATCGCACCAGAAATCCCGTGCGCCTTCCTCATGATGCACCACCCATTCCTTTCTCCCGGAGAAGGGAGTCCGGCGTGCGGACGTGCTGACTGGATTCCGGGCCGCCGGCTGATCCTGATTGCCGCGAGAATGCCCCTGGCGACAAGGCCGGTCGGATCGGACGAAGTCGGTGTCAGCTCGCTGGTCGGAAGTCGGATGGATGGTGAGTGGTGATGGATGTCGACATGGGCCCACCCCCATTCGTTGTCGGCCAAGCCTGTGCGAGCGCCGGGTGGCCCGCCACCGTGCGCATCGCTCCGAATACCCCGGAGTCGAGCGTCCACAACATGCCCTTCGAGGAGAGACGCTCGTGGGATGGCGAAGGAGCGACCAGGCTGTGATCCTCACCCGCCAGGCCACCGCGGCGCCAGGCAGGACGAGCCGGGCCGGCGAGGGCGCACCCTGGCCGTCAGTGCACCGCCGGCTGGACCGTCCTCGGCGCCGGGCAGGTCCAGCGAGAACACCCCGACCGCGTCGCTGCTGTCCGACGACCCCGAATGCGTCGTATGGCATGCCCCTACGGACACCGGGCGGCAGGCGCCGGCTGAGCAGGTTCCGGCTACTTCGAATTGCCCGATGTCCAGTCGGCGGGAACTGGCGCTCGTAGAGGTGATTTTGCGTCATCAGGTGCAGATCGATCCCGATTACCTCGGTGCTGTACCCGACGCCTGCCGACCGGAGCGACGCTGGTCGAACTCGCCGGGAGCGACCTGAACGACTACCGTGACCATGCCGGAGAGGCGTTAGGTGGATTCGCGGCGATGGCAGAAGACCGCGGGGCGCTCTACGCGTTCTGGAGGTCGGCGGCTCACGGCGGCCTGGCCTGCCGGCATTGGTGGGGAACCCCGGCATGGCCCACGCTGGTCGACCGCTTCATCCAAGCTCTCGACACACCGGATCATCCGCACTGGTCGTCCGGCGGGGAAGGGCAGGCGGCAGCGGAGACGGCGCCACACCAGGCCACCGGGCGTGCCGGTCTCCGTCGGCTGCTGATGAGCCGGCCATGGGATCTCGATTCCGATACGGCGCAATGGGTAGTCGATGCGGCCGGAACCGCTCCACCGACCCCGCGACGCGCTACCGGGATGTCTGATCATCACGGGGAGGACGAGCCGTGCCGCCGGCGTCGCCGACGCGCCCCCCGGGCGCCTGCCTCTGCGCAGGCCTGTCGGCGCCGGGCCTGTCGCGCTCCCCGGGGCCGGGCTCGTCGCAGGGGTCAGGCTTGTCGCGCCATTCACCAGCGGCGTCGCGCGCCGCCTGATCGGTGAGCTCCCGAGCGGTACGCGCGCCGGGGTCCGCCTCGTCGGGCGAGGAACACGCCTCGCCCGACAGGAGCCGGTTGACCTGGCCCGCCAACCGCCGTGCGCGTTGCTCGCCCGCACGGCGGCCGCCCTTGTCAGCTTTCGCTTCGTCGTCCGTTGCCATTTCTTCCCTGCTCGTTACCGCTCCATCAGCTTCCGGCTGATGTACTCGTCGAGGAACTTCGCGCGCTTTGCCGAGATCTGGTCGCTGGACTGCTTGGTCGTGACCGCTTCCTGCAGCCTCGGTGTGCCGGAATCGAGATTCGACTGGCGCTGGATCTCGGCGTACTCGCGGCGGGTGTTGGCGTCGATCGCCTCGCGGATGCTCCGGCCGTCCCGAGTGAACTTTCCAAGATCTCGGAGCTCCAGCTTCGGGCCGAAGAACGTGTGCTGGTACCAGTGGTCGTCATCGGGGTTGTGCCAGCTCAGATAGCCGCCCTCGCGTACCTGGCGCGGCTCGGTGATCGCGCCGGTGAAGCTGTACTGGACGCCGCTGGCCGCGACCGGGTCGAAGTATCTCGACGTGTAGAAGTCCGACACCACGATGTCGTTCACGGTGTAGGACCACCGAATGTCCTCGGACGGATCGGCGA
Encoded here:
- a CDS encoding AMIN-like domain-containing (lipo)protein; translation: MRKAHGISGAIVPLVLGLLFMAVPARAGGPTATPVTPVSPAAPVMPVTPVLTGISAAHAASARADLVRFHFQLAAPSEVTARYVPTSELIQDGSGLPVAVRGRSFVKVVFHNAAAHDEQGRATAPRNLFPIRATTNVVQVRSGGDFEGVVTYFVGLRQSAPGPQVQPTVQHTGTSVIVAIPTR